The window ATGCTGCTCCTCACCTTCTCCCTGCACCGTGCCACAGGTAAGGCACCTCATGGGTCACCGCTGCAGGTCGGGGCTTGGGGTCCCCACTGGGGACGTCCTGTTGGGGAGGTCAAGCAAGAAACCCCAGTGGGGAGCGGGgacagtgctgctggcaggaggagcagggcagcatGTCCCAGGGTGCAGGGAAGGATGGAGAGGGTGCTGGGTGGCATCAGCAAAGCTGGCcctggggagatgctgcaggAGCTCGGAGGAGACTCTGGCAGCTGTTCCCCAAGTCTCAGACCTGATAAGCAAGCGGTTGGAGGGGGGGGCATGTGCAGCTGTTTGGAGCCTCCCAAAACACCTTGCAAGTTGTGCCCCTGCCTTGGAAACCCCCAAAACCTTGTCCCCAAACTGAGCATCCCGACCTCACCATGCACTTTGGCAGCTGCAGCAATACAGGCTGTGGGATGCCAGGTCCCATGCCATTCCCCTCCTCACTGCTGTCCACATTTCCCAGTCCTGTGCTTGCTgccatgaagagaaaaaaatccctgccacaggatgctgtggGAGCTGCTGAGAAGCTCCACGGCATCCATCCTGTGTTCGATATCCTGCGGTGTCATTGTCTGGCAATGCAATTAGTTGCAAAATGCTGCCAAGGGTGCTCACAATGTCTCTCCGTTCCCTTCACAGCCCACTTCACGCCCACCGAATGCTGCTTCAGGTATGCACAGAAGCCCATCCGACACGTGCAGAGTTTCTATGAGACGCCCAGCGACTGCTCCTTGCCTGCAGTTGTGTGAGTACCCCTGgggtttgcctcccacccctggCATGGCATCATGGTTGGGAGCTAGAGCAGCTCCCCCCATCCCGTCCTGCCCCGCAGACAGCCCAGTCCCAGCTGGGAGCACgtgcctgggggtgggggggaggaggcTGTGGCAGGAAAGTAGCCCtgtggggtgggcagaggggggGAAAAATTAGGTTTTGGTGCTCTCTGCTAATGCCAGTGGTCTGGGAAGACTCAGACATACCATCAGCCTGAGGAGGGCATGGGCTGCTGGAGATGGCTCCGAGCCTCCATCCAGGATGGGGCTGCACAAAGGGAGGGGAGAAGTAGTGCATGGGAAGGGAATGGCTCATGGTTCATGTTTTCACTCTTTCCTCACTTTCTCACTGCAGGATTGTGGCTGCCACCGGTGCCGAGGTCTGTGCCGACCCCAAGAAGCCCTGGGTGAAGAGAGCCATGAAAacacttcaaaggaaaaaatgaaatactcCTTCTGCCATCCACAGTCCTACCCGCACATCCAGTCCTCTCATCTCTGGAGGAAGCAGATGGTGCTCATGGCACTTCTCCAAAGGGTTCTGTGGCGGTGGGTGCCAGTGCcacaggcagagccagcctgTACCCTGGCAGGACCAGGTGTCACAGTGGCATGGGGCAGCCAGCCACAGACTCCCTCCCACCATCACTACCCTGCCAGGATGTGCCCAGTGGAGCAAATATTTATAATAAAGACTCATTTCCACAAGCTGCTCTTTGAATTTTTCCTGATTCTTCAGCCCAAGGAGCAAATCCTTCAGGCCCAGGGCATGGTGCGACTGAAAAACCCCTTTGCCATGAGCACGTGTTTCTCCAGGCTTGTGCCTGGTCACAGCGTGCTTCATTGGGAACATGATAGTGGGTCCAGGTCTTGACCCATAGGTGAAGGACCCATAAGTGAGGTTACTCTTACCATAGGTAAGGCTATACGTCCTTACAGCATGCTCTCAGCCCCATGGGCTTTGCAGGCGCTCCAAAATTAGGTGGTTGGGAGTGGAGGGTTCAGGGAAAAGATACTGATCTGCCAAACCCTTAACACCTTGTCAGCCTCCAAATATGCTGGTGGCCACTGCAAAACAAGTGAGGGACATGAAAAACAATGTCCACAGTGCCAGGAAGGTGAGGACACAACCCCCTTCAGCTGGACAGGAGAAGAGATGTCTCAGCTGCAgaccctctgcagggctggggaggggtgggagcAGCGTGGGTCCCCAGCTGTGAACACCATGCTGATGGTCCATCATTTTACATGAGAGGTACAAAGTGTACATGGGAAAACCTCAGAAAGGTGAACGCAAGAAATGTGGTGTCATGGACTGATCCTCAACCTAAAGCTTCATCAGTGTTTCATGCTCACAATTAGAAAACAGGGTAGGGTTGTATTTTCTAGGATAGTGAATGTAGCAGGGGACAGCAAAAAACAATGACAAATGACATTTTTGCCCACAAATCATAAGCACCATGGGATGAAGCAGTGgtggaaaggaaagctgaagcaGAATCAGATTTTGGGGGACAAACATCTTGTGGATTGTGCTTGGCTGTTTATAGACACAAAGTTCCAGGGTTACAGCTTCACAGCACATAACCCCGAGGGCTATGATGACCATGttgtcttctgaaagaaaaaacagatgtgCAAGTAGCCATACAAGGTAGTAAGCTCGTGGATGGCACCCCCAGTCTGTATTTCAGAGACTCCGTAAACATTTTGCTTACTAAGCAGCCTTCCGCAATCATTCAAATTTGAGGGTTGCAAAGATTATttcctgcattatttttaaacaccACTGAAAATCAAAATCATGTAGGCCCACAACCAGAATATTATAAGTGGACAACATGATGCtcaaggagaaaaagcaattCTTGCCATGGCACACAGCCAATCCAGAAATTTTTGACCTGCAAAAAGAGCTGTGTTGACAAGATGTGAAAGGTGTTACAAGATGCTATTGCCAACAAGAGGTGAAAATGTTGAGGAAGACCAGCAGATCATTTAGGAATATTATGGGGATGACACATCGCACCCTCTATGAGAAAGATGGTGATGAAAGTGTGGGACAAACGCCATCTGCCCATATTACAGAGCAGCccctgatgaaaaaaaatcattattatgaTTTTACTAGTCTCCATCCcttcattaacaaaataaaacagtccaCTGGGCACACCAATGTTATTCCGGAGGATTTTACCACTCCGATGGCCTGTTTTAGGTGACAGGGGATGGAGTTGCAGTGATGTTCAGTACTCATCCAGACCCCAGGGACCTTCTGCTTGGGGACCACTCATGTGAGCTGATGACTGAGCTGCTGCCAGTTGGGAACGTTACTGAACTCATGGCATCAGGACTCAAGATGCAGGAGGTGGTCCATGAAAAAAGGGCACTGACTGAAAGTGTCTAGGGTCTGCCCTAGGGGTTCGATCACAAGCATGCACTGGAAGCATTGCTTTTCCACCGTTTCTGGCAGGGCTTAGCAACTGTGGGAGAAGCTGTTTTGTAAGAAGTTTTGTAGAACAGTCATCATGTGCTTTCTGCTATGCTGAGAAAATGGTATAGTGGAAATATATATAGGTGTCAGCAGAAATATATATACGTGTTGGCAGCTGCTGCATCATGAACTGCCCCTTAAATACCCTGTTATCAAAGCTGGGTAGGACTTACCCAAGTCTTAGTGATAATTGCTCGTTTCCCTCTAATAATTGCACATGAGGCAGCAATGCCTGAGCCAAGGGCCTGCCCTGACCACCAAGGGACCCGTGGAATGACAGGGACACACTTCTGCTGGCATCTGCTCACCCCTGGATGGGGAAAACTGATCCTGGCGCCAGCTCATCCTTGTTGGGGAGAACAGTCCCAGGGCTGATGTATCCCAAGTTGTAGGGCATCACTGCACTAACCACCCCACTGCCCTGTCTgacagctgcctgcaggcaggcagccagccctgctccagcagggctggACCGCATCCAACGTCAAGAGGGGACAAAAGCTGACGCCTGTGCCAGCTCCACCACTCACCTTCCCCAGCACAACTCCAGTGAGCAGAGACTGACAAAGCACACGGCTCCACGCTAGCTCTTGCACATGGatgtgtattttaataaaaataattctgtcaatATACAGCAGAACGTCAATTTCTTTACCATATTTCCAGTATATTTCCATAGGCTTTTTCTCAGTTaaaatccctccctcccctttttgaAGTTTTCATGCGAAGCATCAGATAACTTAATTCACAAATACTAAGCTTAGACTGAACCAATGTGCACAATTTGTGTAATGTCCATTTAGCTGATGTTGTACCAAAGAGGAGAAACCCCCCCCAAAGGTGATGAAAAGtctggagcagcagagggagatcTGCTCTGTTGCAGCCCAACTGTGGTCGTTCCTCCAGGGCTGGTTGGAAACCTGCAAAGACCTCACACCCCATGCTCCAGCTGAGCATTTCATACCTGAGTTTTGAGCAACCAGCAGAAGAGAGTTAACTGCGTGGTGGGCAGGTCCTGGGGCTTGCACCGTTGAACAGGTTGTGTGCAAGAGCTTCACATGCCAGCAGCCTCCTTCTGCCTCCCCTGGCTGGAGAGCCATGAAGAGCATGCACAGGTAGGACTGAGAGAGACAATCCCAATCAAATGCCTGTGCAGAGTCCTTGGTCTGGAAGAGTCACcacacttgtatttttaaaattttctttaaaatcctgaTCATCCCCAGAGccgctgctgcttctcctttcttcaaGTTTGAGCTTGTGAGAAGCCCAGCCTGTAAAAATCCCCTGTGCTCCCTCTCGGGGGAAGGATGCAGCTAAAGCCCTCCTGAGCAAAGGAGTCAGAGCACATGCCTGGACTCAAGTGGAGTGACCAGAGAAAAGGTGTCTGCCTGGCCAGGGGAAGTTCAACAAGGAGCAAAGGTCTGCATGGCCTCCAGGAATGTTTCTGCAGTGATGTGAGTGTATATCCCACATGGGACTCTGGTTCTTGCAAGCAGGAGAGAGTTACGCCTCCCCCTTGGAAATAAAAAAGCTGACAGGACATGTGCTCCTCAAGCCTGGATGAACACTCGGCTTGCTGGGGACTGCTACAGCTCAAGGCTGCAGGCTCTGAGCTCTAGTctgggatgcagggagagggacagacacACCACATTCACTCATCCATCACCTGCCACCTCTTGTTGAGGGGAAGGATGGTGGAGAGCAGCTAGTGCTTCCTCTGGAAGAGGCCTCCAGGCTCTCAActgctcccctttcctccccaaatCTGCTGTagctccccacacacacacaccccgccaACACTTCCTCCAGCTCTCTGACCTATGCGGCAGATGGGACATGGCTCACAGTATGGCTCTGAGTAAGAGCTGCTGCACTGCAGTTCCCTCCATCACTCATTCTTCTGGGGCAGAAGGGTCCCAGCAGCACACAACGCATGTTCCCTGTCATGTTCCCCTCCAGCCCTTTTGCAGAAACATCTAGGGACAGAGATGTACAGCTGGAGTCCCAACACCAGCTCTCTACAAGAGACCTACTCCCCTCCGGATCCACCACTCAAGCTGCTCTAACACAGGCAGGGTTTGAAGTATGTTGCTCCCTCTGCAAAGGGGACTCCTGGGTAGACCAGGACCACCTTTCCAAGGAATGCGTTCCTTCTCTCATGCTGTGACCAGCTTCACGGGGCCTCACTGCACCCAGGACTGAAGCGTGATGGACCTCTCCACTTGCTGCCCTGTGGGGCAGTTGAAGGCTGCACACTTGCTTCTTCATGGAAAGGATTTCCCAATACCATGTTGTGCACCATGTAGCTTCATGGCATTTACACACTGCTACGTAGCCTGGCTATCACGGTTCACCTTCTCAATCAACCCCACGATGGCAGAAGGAACTCTGAAACTTGCATCTAAGCAACACATGCTATGTGAGTATTAAGGTCCTAAGCACAGCAGCATCACAGCAATCCAACGAGGTTTGCTTTGCTGGAGAAGGAGATGGTTCATCATGCCTGATGCCTGAGGAGGAAAATGATAAATTCAATCCCCAGAGCTAGTTAGACCAGCTCTGCTTGTTCCAGTTGTTGAAGGGAGCCTCAAGAACAAAGCTATTTAAAGAATGGTAAAGATGGCTTAATAAGACTACATGAAAAATAAGGACACAGCTTGAGGACAGGTAGAGGTGTCACtgtagaaaaacagaaggaataaGGAAGCAGATGGGAAAATCCTAGGTGTACGCAACCACAAGGAACGATACCTCCCAAAAGGGCCCATTATCCACACCAGTCACAGCTGCATCTCTTGGTGTCCGAATCAAGTTGGCAGCAGCATGGCGAGCACCACCAGGATGCTGGAAATAGAAACAGGCTATAGCACCAACAATCACACATCTTCCATGTATCCCAAAGCAATGAGCTACAGTTCTGGTACACATggggggaggggctggaggggagggagagcagccacTTGACAACCTCCCCCAACAGCTGGATGCCATGTACTCAGTGCTTCACTCTGGAGGTCCCTCTCCATTCTGCTGGCCATACGCAAAGGCTTAATTTCTAACCAGACTCCAAAAGAACAGCAGAAGTGCTAaagccagcccagctgcaggctgatggGATCCTGTACGGTGACAAAAAGGGATCGTCCCACACAGATCTGCCCCTTTAGGCCAGTGCAGCAGAAGCAAGCCCAGGAAAAGCAGTTGGAGTTGCCATGTCCATGCTCGACAAACGCATTGTTGGCACAGGCTACAGACCTGACCCTGGTCCCAAAGCAGCTCCTGCAGTACCAAACACTGCAGATACCACTTCTGGAGGTCACACAAGTGGGAGAATACTGGGATTGTGGGAGGCAAAGGAGCAAGAAGGGAGACTTGGTAGCAGTGAGAAGTTTTCCCAAGACAAGCTGGCTTTGAGAGCACATCTAATGCATGGGAAATAGACTGCTGCCCTCCACATTCACAGGAGAGCTTCACTGAGAGCTCACTCAACCCTGTAAGTCTTGAATCAGCTTTTGTTAAACACCTGCTAGCATAAGATCACAGAGCAGCAAGAGGAATCGTCTGGAACAAGATGGTTCCAAAAGGAACAAGAGGAACCAAGAGGAACAAGATTTGGCTCCCCTGGTGCAGGAGAGATGTCCACAAACTGGAATGCATCCAGCAGAGGCCACTAAGATGGTCAGAGGCTGGAGTGCAAGGTGTATGAGGTGGATACACCTCCCAGAAGCACTTATCCCAGCTAGTCCAATGCCTCCAACTCCCAAAGCGATCCCTCATCTCACTCCAAAGTTCTCCCATATTACTGTAAATGTGACCGCTCTCACTCACTGCTTGTGGGGACAGCACAAACCCTTGTCCATGGTGAGAAAAGCCTGGTGATGGAACTCAGCTCCATGAAGCTCTCTCTGCAGAACCACTGAAGGACACTTTAACCAAGGCTCTAGGTCTGGAGTTCCCAAAATGTTAACAGGCAGGGCATTGGGCTCAAAACCAAAGCCCATGATGTTCACCACCCCTGAAAGGAGGTTTCCACTAGGTCCTTGTGAAATGTTATCCTTCTGAGAAGCCTTTGCTGCATTTGAGGAAGGCAGGTGGAGTGGTTGGTGTCCAGAGTACACAGCTGGAGGGTGTTTCCCACTGTGTTGATTACAGCTCTTTGGTGGTGACACTGGACTGATCAGTTGAGAGCCGAGACCCTATGATTGTGTAGacatggcagagctggaaaaggtgTAGTTGTTATAGCTGCAGCATTTCACAGGTCCCGGGAAGGACGCCACAGCTAGAAAGCCTCCCTTGGGGCCGTGTGGCAAGAAATGTTGCCTGTGAGCAGTGTCTGGCTGTGGTTTGGAAAACCTTCTAGGATCTGAAGTCAGCCCAGCAGAGAGCAACCTATGTGTCAACCTCATGTGATGGAAGTCCTATATTCAATGCCATCAGCGTTGTAATGCAGGGCCATAGCTGAGACCTTGTCACCCTCACCAAGAAATGGGAAGCCAGCAGTTTCTACTACGGGCTACACAATTGTTTACGTGGCTTTACTGAAGGACTCCTGGGAGAAGCGACACTGTGAGGGACTGCCCAGATGAAGCAGAGTCTCAGCTGTTCTTAGCTGAGAGGTGTTCTTAGCTCATCTGTTTCTGAGCAAAGCatgaggcacttggaataacaaATCCCAAATCACttttttataaaagtaatttttaaactgcATGAAGCCTCAGGTTAGGTGTACAACCACATTCAAAGTTAAAGACCTCAAATCAATTtagttctgttcattttttaaaatgaccgCAACAATTCAAACCAAGTCTCAGCTGACAGGAACCATCAAGGAGCAGCCAGGGACACTGAAAGACCAAGGAAGGGGCTTTGAAAAATAACCTGGGAATACCAAGTCAGAAATCTCATCTAGGAATCAGTGGTAGGTTGAAGCCTATACCTCCATCACACACCGCAAACACACTTCTCTTCCCCACACTGAGTCATGACCACATTAGTCAGAATCTGAGCACAAGCAGAAACCACTATTGAAACTGCAAGaacacttgaaatgaaaaaatcaagCAACAGGTATGGGACAGATATGTCACAGCAGAAAAGTCTTTGCACTCCCCAAAAAACAGAATCAGGACACCAGGTACAAGAGCTAGTGAGTGCAAGAAGTGGAAGCATCACTGCTGTCTAGTCTTACAGGGATCTACTGCCACTATGTGATGCACATTGTCAGGGGCAGGAAGGGTGGCTCAGCCCTGCTACATGCAATTGATCATCATTAAGAGTGTGGCCTCTCAGCACTAACCTTGACACAAAAGCAAGATGGTTTCTACCACAGGGACAGTCTCCACGAGAAGCCAGAGAGACCATCCCATCACGCATTTCTTGGCACCAGAATAACCAGGTATCTAGGAGCAtctcttgggggttttttgtagtgAAagggaaatcaaaacaaaaaaaatggtcAAGGATAGTCAGCACAGCTTTGCTGAGAGACCAAGTGAGGCATTACTATGACACGTGACAAACAGACTTggcttaaaggaaaaagaaaaccgaGAAATAGATAAAGATGGCATTGCTACAAAGATAGGTCCGACTGCAGCCAGACAGCAGCAAGCTAAATGGTGACCAACAGCAGAGGAAGTCACCAAATGTGAAAGGCAAAGCCAGGTACTACAGTATTTCCAACCTAAGTACCCACAACCAGCCCATCAGTGGTGCCCTAAGCCTGGGTCTAAGAAATGGAGAGCCTGCAGAAGAATCTCTCACCAGGACAAGTTCATATGCTGCCTCAGGTTCAGCAACAGCACTGGGGCACGATGGGTTAGGCTGGGCAGCCTGGCAGGTCCGGCATCAGAGGCTCCAGAAAGGAAGCCTGCCCACTGAGTTAAAGTGTCTCTGCAATTGTAGTGAGGTAAGGACTGCAGGCTGGGGTAATATCCATCACTAGGACAACGAGCAGAGTTGAAAATCAATAGATGAGCTTTCAGGCACATGTGCTGTTCCTCGGATTTGAAACAGAAGCCCCATATTTTCAAGTTAAATTCTTCTGCTTAGTGCAGACCTCTGCTTCTGTCTGCCCAGAAGAAAGGCTTTGGTACGCAGAActccctctgcttttttccaCTATACGAGTTCATCTAATAAAAATATCTCCTCCATCTCTAAACCTCCTGTTGCCTGTTTTCTTAGACCACCACGGCTCTAGCACTGCTTCAAAACCTTCACCAAAAGGTAGCAATAGGAATTCCCAACCACCTCCAACACCATCTGCACATTCACTGCCACAGTTGTCTTCTGCAGTGCAGGGGACACCTGCCCCCCTGCTCTGCCTTGATTTCAGACCTCATGTTCCAGCTGCAAATCAAGTCTGCAAATGCAGCAAATCCTTAAAGCTCTGGGCTACTGCACAGAAGTCACACACCACCTTCCTTTCTTCAGTGGTTCACAAGCTCTCTTGCTGCTTGAAGCCCTGGCACAGGCTAACCTCCATTTTAAGGGCAAACTTCAACACAATCTGTTCACCTTTCACGGAgccttccaaataaaaaaaaaaatttttcaagaaCAGCAGTAAAATGCATGTTGGGTCTGAGCTCCCCTGGGTCCTCCTTAGAGCTACTGACCTAAAATTCATTTGGTGCAGAATTACAATTCTTCCCATGCAGCCAGACTGAGCCTGAAGTCTCCTAATGGTACACCAGAGGATGCAAAGCATGCAGTCCTGCTACACGGCCTCGCCAGTTCAGAGTACACACTCAGAAACACTTACAGGCAGATGGTTTGAATGCCAAAAGCTTAGCAGCACTTGAGTCCCTGGGCCTGATACATACTGCAGCAGTGACATGTTAGTCCATCTTACTTGGAGGTTACTCACCCACAGATCCTTGCTGGTCGCTTTTGAACctgaaactaaaataattttcttagtaATCCTTAAAGAAACATTACTGCTCCCTTCTGACCGGCTCAGACCTTACAAAGCTAGTACTGACCCTAACCCGCAACCTGATCTTGGCGTGTGCAACCTGCAAGGGTGAGCACAGTTCACACTAGTGTTCTCAAGACACTTCCAAAATGTAGAAGTGCTCATTTAGATCAGTGTTACGTGGAGGGGTCAGTAAATATTATTGAGTCTTagtatattattaaatattattgaGTCTCAGTAAATTATTATTGAGTCTTAGTGACAGAGCCCTCCCATATGGAGAAACAGGGGGATTTATGTTTTAACACAAAAACTGACAGCCCAACCAGCCAGCACCCACAGATGTTTCTTGCAGGCTAACATAACCTGCTTCTACCAATACAGTGGTAGATGACTTCATATTCATCAGTCCTGTCCCTCTAGCTGCTGTGAGAGCTGGATTTACCTATTTCTCAGGGCTGTGAGATGCTTCTACAGTGCAGCCTCTAACACAGGCAATGTCAAGTCTTCTGCTCTTTCCACTCACAAAAATAAGCGTTTGAGAGCCTTGTGCTCTTagagaggcaggcaggcaccATGAAGGACCAAGCTCCTCCAATTCCCATCATTAGTGCGTGACAGAACCTACCTCACCTACCTCCTGCGGGGCTGCATGATGTGTATGGCTTGGGACCGAGTCTGTGGGCAATAAATACATCAATGACTTGGTGGAGGTGGAAGAGACCTTTTTAATAAACAggattcaaataaaataaaaaaaatccctctgaacTGCCACTGCAACAAGAGTTCAGATAACTACCACAGAAGATGATGTTGTAAGTGCAtgatggagggagaagggaagaaaagaacaagCTGTCACCAACTTGATGAGCTTCCTCAGTAAATCAGCAGAAACCAGCTCAGCAAAACTCTCCAGATAAAATACTGGTGGATCCATGAGAAACAACTCAaatcaaaataaagagaaatccCTACATCGGAAGGCGCTACATTAGAATAACCAGCGAAATACTGAGTGCCGCTGGAGCCGCAGCAATGGCAGGGAGACAGGTAAGATCTGCCAGTTGTTCCTGGGGTCAGGAATAGCCACACAGTGAGGGATTCACTCAATCCTTTCAcaggcagtgtgtgtgtgtgtgcgctagAGGGGGTGTTGGTGGCAGGGAGGTCAGGCTATCGAACGAGGTGGTGATGTAGAGTGGCAGCAATGGAGGGTGAAGGGCAGCACTCAACGATCTCAACTCCATCTTGCTCCAGTGGCTAGTGCAAATAGTCGTCTACTCTGGCAAAGGAGCAGGAGCCCAAGCCCACACGAGCCATGAGCCGCAAACACTCCGAGGCCTGGCCCAGGGCAAGCATCAGTGGAGGCTGCTTTGGCAGGTTCTGAGATTCTGtgggggcaaaaaaagaaatctgttaagACGAGGTGTCCTGGTTGCATGCCAGCTCACCTGCACTTGGGTCCCTCTCAGTCCCACCTGGGCACCAAGCCCAGCATCCCTGGCAGAAGGCATTGTCTCTGGAAGGAAGCTACTCCTGAGTAATGCTGGCTCTgcactgctgctcctctgcagaccCCACCACCCATGACACATCTCGCATGGGGCCACAGCTCAACAGGGCCTTTGAGAAAGTCCTGCTGTGGTGGCCAGAGCAAGAAAAAGGCAGTGGAGCTCCTGCTACCTCAGTGTCTGCCAGAAACCCCTCAAAGCATGGAAGAAtaaggaaaggcaggagaaactgGCACCAAGTGAGAGGCAACCTCTCCATCGCTCCCACTTGTGTAAGTCTACACAAGCTCTAGACAAACTCACTCACGGGTCACTGC is drawn from Mycteria americana isolate JAX WOST 10 ecotype Jacksonville Zoo and Gardens chromosome 8, USCA_MyAme_1.0, whole genome shotgun sequence and contains these coding sequences:
- the LOC142413380 gene encoding C-C motif chemokine 3-like, translating into MLTARTVLLLMLLLTFSLHRATAHFTPTECCFRYAQKPIRHVQSFYETPSDCSLPAVVIVAATGAEVCADPKKPWVKRAMKTLQRKK